A section of the Triticum dicoccoides isolate Atlit2015 ecotype Zavitan chromosome 7A, WEW_v2.0, whole genome shotgun sequence genome encodes:
- the LOC119328017 gene encoding probable auxin efflux carrier component 5c, translating into MIALGDIYKVVEAMAPLYFALGLGYGSVRWWRFFTAEQCDAINTLVVCFSMPFFTFDFVVRADPYAMNYRVIAADAVAKLLAVLAAAVWARCAKAKAGAYSWSITGFSLGAYNNTLVVGVPLLDAMYGKWAQDLIVQIAVVQAIVWFPLLLLAFELRKAWVVGGASSLSATTARDDGSTTSDDDRAQHVEMDVEAAPPTGGRRIRLWPMASTVGMKLARNPNVYASVLGVAWACIAYRWRIGMPGVVTGSLQVMSRTGTGMSMFSMGLFMAQQERIVACGGGLAALGMVLRFVAGPLAALAGAAAFGLRGDVLRFAIIQAGLPQSIASFVFAKEYGLHADVLSTAVIFGTLVSLPVLIGYYGVLDIV; encoded by the exons ATGATAGCATTGGGCGACATCTACAAGGTGGTGGAGGCGATGGCGCCGCTCTACTTTGCACTGGGGCTCGGGTACGGGTCGGTGCGATGGTGGCGGTTCTTCACGGCGGAGCAGTGCGACGCCATCAACACGCTGGTGGTCTGCTTCTCCATGCCCTTCTTCACCTTCGACTTCGTGGTCCGCGCCGACCCCTACGCCATGAATTACCGCGTCATCGCGGCCGACGCCGTCGCCAAACTTCTCGCCGTGCTCGCCGCGGCCGTCTGGGCGCGCTGCGCCAAGGCCAAGGCCGGTGCCTACTCGTGGTCCATCACGGGGTTCTCCCTGGGCGCGTACAACAACACGCTCGTCGTCGGCGTGCCGCTGCTGGACGCCATGTACGGCAAGTGGGCGCAGGACCTGATCGTGCAGATCGCCGTCGTGCAGGCCATCGTGTGGTTCCCGCTCCTTCTGCTCGCCTTCGAGCTGCGGAAAGCCTGGGTCGTCGGCGGCGCCTCTTCTTTGAGTGCCACAACGGCCCGCGACGACGGATCCACCACTAGCGACGACGACCGAGCACAGCACGTCGAGATGGACGTGGAAGCGGCGCCGCCCACCGGTGGAAGGAGGATTCGGCTGTGGCCGATGGCGAGCACCGTTGGGATGAAGCTGGCGAGGAACCCGAACGTGTACGCCAGCGTCCTCGGCGTCGCCTGGGCGTGCATCGCCTATAG GTGGCGCATCGGCATGCCGGGCGTCGTGACGGGCTCGCTGCAGGTCATGTCCAGGACCGGCACCGGGATGTCCATGTTCAGCATGG ggTTGTTCATGGCGCAGCAGGAGAGAATCGTGGCGTGCGGCGGGGGACTGGCGGCGCTGGGGATGGTGCTGCGCTTCGTCGCGGGCCCACTCGCggcgctcgccggagccgccgcgttcggcctccgcGGCGACGTGCTACGCTTCGCCATCATACAG GCAGGACTACCGCAATCAATTGCCTCCTTCGTCTTCGCAAAGGAGTATGGCCTCCACGCCGATGTACTTAGCACGGC GGTAATATTTGGAACTTTGGTTTCTTTGCCGGTACTCATCGGGTATTACGGAGTTCTCGATATCGTGTGA